A DNA window from Ipomoea triloba cultivar NCNSP0323 chromosome 10, ASM357664v1 contains the following coding sequences:
- the LOC116032355 gene encoding uncharacterized protein LOC116032355: MYRILRSNRPGSGWITGKLRLSKPQLFQSKILCLSLLYLFTTLFLAVFSSFSPKFKCLFRSSPYDPILSPLFSYNSSYGEHKHALSTSRSSCKSPILFSDYWGVVKEIKALSEDYSSSLGSWNLRYLQENADSFGGNFTARRRFSYFHHRDHRKAIPCGFFKHFPIRDSDRIAMEKCTGVVVVSAAFNDHDKIRQPKGLGSETPKMVCFFMFVDDVTMNSLHYHNLVSRKEATERRVGVWRLVEVRKESLYQSAAMNGVIPKFLAHRLFSNSKFSVWIDAKVQLVVDPLLLVHSLVIKENVDMAISRHPFFVHTMEEAMATARWNKWGDVYGLKMQMETYCDNGLQPWTHKKHYPSDVPDSAVIIRKHSTATNLFSCLVFNEAEAFNPRDQLAFAFVRDIMNPKLKLNMFDIEVFEQVTVEYRHNLKGGGGGASGPQTKVANSYWLDSKPSSGKCGRYLSKMWSESHN, encoded by the exons ATGTATAGAATATTGAGATCGAACCGGCCGGGATCGGGATGGATAACGGGGAAGTTAAGGTTGTCGAAGCCACAGCTTTTCCAATCAAAGATTCTGTGTTTATCTCTTCTCTACCTCTTCACCACTCTCTTCTTGGCtgttttctcttctttctctccTAAATTCAAATGCCTCTTCAGATCCTCCCCTTACGATCCAATCCTCTCCCCTCTCTTCTCCTACAACTCCTCCTATGGCGAACACAAACACGCCCTATCGACCTCTCGTTCCTCCTGCAAGTCTCCGATTTTGTTCTCCG ATTATTGGGGCGTGGTGAAGGAAATCAAAGCGCTTTCTGAGGATTATTCTTCGTCGTTGGGTTCGTGGAACCTGAGGTATCTTCAAGAGAATGCAGATTCCTTCGGTGGGAATTTCACTGCCCGGAGACGGTTTTCGTATTTCCATCACAGAGATCATCGGAAGGCAATCCCATGCGGATTCTTCAAACATTTTCCGATTAGAGATTCCG ATAGGATTGCAATGGAGAAATGCACGGGGGTGGTGGTGGTCTCGGCAGCATTCAACGACCACGACAAAATCCGGCAGCCAAAGGGACTAGGATCCGAAACCCCAAAAATGGTGTGTTTTTTCATGTTTGTGGACGACGTGACGATGAACAGCCTCCATTATCACAACTTGGTTTCAAGAAAAGAAGCTACGGAGCGAAGGGTTGGGGTGTGGAGGCTCGTGGAGGTGAGAAAGGAAAGTCTATACCAAAGTGCAGCCATGAATGGGGTGATACCAAAGTTCTTGGCTCACAGGCTTTTCTCCAACTCCAAATTCAGTGTTTGGATAGACGCAAAGGTGCAGCTTGTGGTGGATCCGTTGCTGTTGGTTCACTCGTTGGTTATCAAGGAGAATGTGGATATGGCTATCTCTAGGCACCCCTTTTTTGTTCACACCATGGAAGAAGCCATGGCAACTGCTAGGTGGAACAAATGGGGGGATGTTTATGGGTTAAAGATGCAGATGGAGACGTATTGTGACAATGGATTACAGCCATGGACACACAAAAAGCATTATCCTTCAG aTGTACCAGACAGTGCTGTGATCATTAGGAAACATAGTACGGCAACAAACCTCTTCTCATGCCTAGTATTCAATGAGGCTGAAGCATTCAACCCAAGAGACCAACTGGCATTTGCATTCGTGAGAGACATTATGAACCCTAAGCTGAAGCTGAACATGTTTGATATTGAAGTTTTTGAACAAGTGACAGTTGAGTATAGGCACAACCTTAAAGGTGGCGGTGGTGGGGCCAGTGGGCCCCAAACCAAGGTGGCAAACTCTTATTGGTTAGATAGTAAGCCTAGCTCTGGCAAGTGTGGTAGGTACCTCTCAAAAATGTGGAGTGAATCCCATAATTGA